One part of the Xylocopa sonorina isolate GNS202 chromosome 10, iyXylSono1_principal, whole genome shotgun sequence genome encodes these proteins:
- the Mrps26 gene encoding mitochondrial ribosomal protein S26, with protein MIRTPIAFSVNALTVRNLNAYDHLTSYGPHIQCVRWRRKPIWLPTAKTKVFRVPTRPVIPEEDKLELKRLYNNYRTLMKSLKSFFIEQEKQRAITLDENIIKEKAEKDFEICNYINNNWNLRVAALRDERLAKEREIRKEEIAAKVQAKKERDLRLQEQVDIEIKKAKEVASTLITSENIDEAILQALENVVDHNAAIDIHGEFYNKKPKQVAYSKATD; from the exons ATGATACGAACACCAATAGCATTTAGTGTTAATGCATTAACAGTACGAAATTTAAATGCTTATGATCACTTAACATCATATGGGCCACATATCCAATGTGTAAGATGGAGAAGGAAACCAATTTGGTTACCAACAGCAAAGACTAAGGTATTCAGAGTGCCAACAAGACCAGTTATACCTGAAGAAGACAAACTTGAACTTAAACGTTTATACAATAATTACAGAACATTAATGAAGTCTTTAAA GTCTTTTTTTATCGAGCAGGAAAAACAGAGGGCAATAACTTTAGATGAGAATATTATAAAAGAAAAAGCAGAAAAAGATTTTGAAATATGTAATTACATAAACAATAACTGGAATTTAAGAGTAGCTGCATTAAGAGATGAAAGATTAGCCAAAGAAAGGGAAATCCGTAAAGAAGAAATTGCTGCCAAGGTTCAAGCGAAAAAGGAAAGAGACTTGAGACTTCAGGAGCAAGTAGATATAGAAATTAAAAAGGCAAAAGAAGTGGCCTCAACACTTATCACATCAGAGAATATAGATGAAGCTATTCTACAGGCATTGGAAAATGTTGTAGACCATAATGCTGCAATCGACATTCATGGCGAGTTCTATAACAAAAAGCCAAAACAAGTTGCATACTCCAAAGCAACAGATTAG
- the LOC143427934 gene encoding uncharacterized protein LOC143427934, translating into MNSNDISSLSYKELQALALRYRVPGNIKKKLLIKVLQAAKGGNENEVGRLLQDLKQNRKRKVRKIKVGKFGLTSTPLDSPDYVMADDYYCPQQQPPYQWVGAEEEIASRDDDNRIPNYEEFKQYLLKRIQSEFQTYDANNNEVQDSTIVDLRTTTVASDVQKDPLDVTNYAKSNIIAVNSADSFAYQPHDNIEYQTLEDTNNNKQGATLLKKMLQAPVGANLGEIASPVFGSYRFWTMEQYQSNNILDNSDTLTAESDNEENLETNTECYGLLSGIKGQYFLNESNCGKSVEKISEQISNVATNDNLNQYRCPNTNIDTHQDYDTWTITSVMDATDNNCATDVQPSKILQAMYYDNIGSNSLNKPINEESLTYHYKMTDSVHPYNSNQNLLNLNPSEENQYYETNVIPNVQSDCTNTYYLQHLIKCSTETTGEYLQNTHAYSNANTHQDAYTSNVSQTLTNNSHYNSDITYQYSYSHNNQGNIPLSEHLEQSEQIESNVHRNVLSITEKVQTSGILDPFWPKRIPTDSILENILNFISNKRIDLSKIDQTSCVYCYIAPIVTHTPVSTNITCSQKERFVAEYRQHSFSPYWLLYNDTSCGMRMANLQTKIGQVIEEQSRVQHTPISNNNSNLRDSVAENDDSISDVWTHNYTNYEAVTERDENMCEDLNVEVTDCLFSTINTEPLVSQVDELSKNQIQ; encoded by the exons ATGAACAGCAACGATATTTCAAGTTTATCGTACAAAGAATTACAAGCCTTGGCCCTTCGGTATCGAGTACCAGGTAACATAAAG AAGAAATTACTAATTAAAGTGTTGCAAGCCGCAAAAGGCGGAAATGAGAACGAAGTTGGGAGGCTATTACAAGATCTTAAGCAAAATCGTAAGAGGAAAGTGAGAAAGATCAAAGTTGGAAAATTTGGGTTAACCTCCACACCATTGGACAGTCCTGATTACGTTATGGCTGATGATTATTATTGCCCGCAGCAACAACCACCTTATCAATGG GTTGGTGCAGAAGAAGAAATAGCAAGCAGAGATGATGATAATAGAATTCCTAATTATGAAGAGTTTAAGCAATAtttattgaagagaatacaaagtGAATTTCAAACATATGATGCAAACAACAATGAGGTACAGGATTCTACTATAGTGGATTTAAGAACAACAACAGTTGCATCTGATGTGCAGAAAGATCCTTTAGATGTTACCAATTATGCAAAGTCTAATATAATTGCTGTTAACAGTGCAGATTCATTTGCATATCAACCACATGATAATATTGAATACCAAACATTAGAAGACACAAATAACAACAAGCAAGGGGCCACACTTTTGAAAAAAATGTTGCAAGCACCAGTTGGTGCAAATTTGGGGGAAATAGCTAGTCCAGTATTTGGTAGTTACCGGTTTTGGACAATGGAACAATATCAGTCCAATAATATATTAGATAATTCAGATACTTTAACCGCAGAATCAGATAATGAGGAAAATTTGGAAACCAATACAGAGTGCTATGGACTTCTGAGTGGTATAAAGGGGCAATACTTTTTAAATGAATCAAATTGTGGAAAAAGTGTTGAGAAAATTAGTGAACAAATTTCAAATGTTGCGACAAATGATAATCTTAATCAATATAGATGCCCTAACACAAATATTGATACGCATCAAGATTATGACACTTGGACTATTACTAGTGTTATGGATGCAACGGATAACAACTGTGCAACAGATGTTCAGCCATCAAAGATACTTCAGGCTATGTATTATGATAACATAGGATCTAATAGTTTAAATAAGCCTATAAATGAGGAAAGTTTAACTTATCATTATAAAATGACAGACTCTGTACATCCTTACAATTCAAATCAAAATCTATTAAATTTAAATCCATCAGAAGAAAATCAGTATTATGAAACAAATGTAATTCCTAATGTTCAGTCTGACTGTACTAATACATACTATTTACAACATCTGATTAAATGCAGTACAGAAACTACTGGAGAGTACTTGCAAAATACACATGCTTATTCAAATGCAAATACACATCAAGATGCGTACACTTCTAATGTATCACAGACATTGACTAACAATAGTCACTACAATTCTGATATAACATATCAGTACTCTTATTCGCATAATAACCAGGGAAATATTCCACTATCTGAACATCTTGAACAATCTGAACAAATTGAATCCAATGTTCACAGAAATGTTCTTAGTATAACAGAAAAGGTACAAACAAGTG gaATACTAGATCCATTTTGGCCTAAAAGAATTCCTACAGATTCTATTCTGGAGAATATATTGAATTTCATTAGTAACAAGCGTATAGATTTATCAAAGATAGATCAAACATCTTGTGTATATTGTTACATAGCCCCTATTGTTACTCACACACCGGTCTCAACAAACATAACTTGCTCTCAAAAGGAAAGGTTTGTTGCAGAATATAGACAACATTCATTTTCTCCATATTGGCTACTCTACAATGATACTTCGTGCGGGATGCGAATGGCTAATTTACAAACGAAAATCGGGCAAGTTATAGAAGAACAGTCGCGTGTACAACACACGCCTatatcaaataataattcaaattTAAGAGACTCAGTCGCGGAAAATGATGATTCAATTTCCGATGTTTGGACGCACAATTATACAAATTACGAAGCAGTAACAGAAAGAGATGAAAATATGTGCGAAGATTTAAACGTTGAGGTTACAGATTGCTTATTTTCCACGATAAATACGGAACCATTAGTTAGTCAAGTAGACGAACTTTCCAAAAATCAAATACAGTAA